One window of Syntrophorhabdus sp. genomic DNA carries:
- a CDS encoding lytic transglycosylase domain-containing protein, whose amino-acid sequence MGKDHLTKNILKNLHRIILTLVLSWLLALTPLFPSLPSFAETADDYEDAETDFEESIELESPSGARDVIDFDIFEDIARARARLEKMSCGFTVVRPKTVKKVRTGRKGKKGRKWKQVVTYGKPELGSFTILLAVENVKTREIQVIKVHPRLGGRTDRAIIEPGKANGVNTKFTITSPEHHVVLALKRPVRHGSTFREVVYTPYSEGLDIPSVRKAGLDYLEGIIGSARNDLIDRRVKPRSCNSFIDNDISVVLAIIEHIDPGKFTSGRYTPEKLINETLVILGTNKHNAYRYSKSKAGAVGLFQFIPGTYKRILNLYPQAGLIRDFAQGMTDHENAAKASFLLFDADMNVLSDARRNRLLDDQAATGRFLASAYNCGPGRTRSSMERYGDNWASAVPAETQIYLRKFDAVLTWYRTGRLASR is encoded by the coding sequence ATGGGTAAAGACCATTTGACGAAGAACATCCTGAAGAACCTTCACCGCATCATCCTCACCCTCGTCCTCTCCTGGCTGCTCGCCCTCACCCCCCTTTTCCCTTCCCTCCCCTCCTTTGCCGAAACGGCGGATGATTACGAGGACGCGGAGACCGATTTCGAGGAGTCCATCGAACTCGAATCGCCATCGGGAGCACGCGACGTCATAGATTTCGATATCTTCGAGGACATCGCTCGTGCGAGGGCGCGCCTCGAGAAGATGAGCTGCGGGTTCACCGTCGTCAGGCCGAAGACGGTGAAAAAGGTGAGAACGGGCAGGAAGGGAAAGAAAGGAAGGAAATGGAAACAGGTGGTGACCTACGGGAAGCCCGAACTGGGTTCCTTCACCATCCTTCTGGCCGTCGAAAACGTCAAGACGAGAGAGATACAGGTCATCAAGGTCCATCCCAGGCTCGGCGGCCGCACGGACCGGGCCATCATCGAGCCGGGCAAGGCAAACGGGGTCAACACCAAGTTCACCATCACCTCGCCGGAGCATCACGTGGTACTCGCTCTCAAAAGGCCCGTGCGGCACGGGTCAACGTTCAGGGAAGTCGTGTATACCCCCTATTCGGAAGGTCTCGACATCCCCTCCGTCCGGAAGGCGGGGCTCGACTACCTTGAGGGCATTATCGGCAGCGCGAGGAACGACCTCATCGATAGACGGGTGAAGCCACGTTCCTGCAACAGTTTCATCGACAACGACATCTCCGTGGTGCTTGCCATCATAGAGCATATCGACCCCGGGAAGTTCACGAGCGGACGGTACACGCCGGAAAAGCTCATCAACGAGACGCTCGTCATACTGGGGACAAACAAGCACAATGCCTACCGCTACTCGAAATCAAAGGCGGGTGCCGTGGGCCTCTTCCAGTTCATACCGGGCACCTACAAGAGGATCCTGAATCTCTATCCACAGGCAGGCCTCATACGGGACTTCGCGCAGGGAATGACCGACCACGAGAACGCCGCGAAGGCATCCTTCCTTCTTTTCGACGCCGATATGAACGTGCTGAGCGATGCGCGCAGAAACCGGCTTCTCGACGACCAGGCGGCAACGGGCAGGTTCCTGGCCTCAGCCTACAACTGCGGGCCGGGCAGGACGAGGAGCAGCATGGAACGGTACGGAGACAACTGGGCCTCCGCCGTCCCTGCCGAGACACAGATCTATCTGCGCAAGTTCGACGCCGTCCTCACCTGGTACCGCACCGGTCGCCTCGCCTCCAGGTGA